The following are encoded in a window of Panicum virgatum strain AP13 chromosome 5N, P.virgatum_v5, whole genome shotgun sequence genomic DNA:
- the LOC120673528 gene encoding pentatricopeptide repeat-containing protein At1g80270, mitochondrial-like translates to MWALRRAGNPLRVCAQQVVSACGCASLEVLLNADAKDVEEHHEGNCQKACCHRNPKLPAFLLSFSSSHFALSRSFSSQAGANSGNKDDALEDGFSDLEVPPEADTSEDSSDEDATDEVGLPDVDAAAKPEEYMKRDSSLLKAMIETPRREVTKALEKWANDGNSLDRGELFFVLLSLRRRKWFDKALQLLEWVEQSKLFEFGERDYASRVDLTAKVYGLYKAEQYIEKIPAPHRGEIVYRTLLANCVYEANVKKAEQVFNKMKDLGLPITVFSFNQLVLLYKRVDKKKIADVLAMMEKENVKPSLFSYKLLVDAKGSARDIEGMEKVVEQMETEGIEPDLMFQATIARHYIFDGQREKAEALLESMEGDDINTNRAACKILLPLYGFLGKSHDVERIWNVCKDNTRLNECLSAIEAFGRLGNVEKAEEVFEDMFVRWKTLSSKYYNAMLRMYANQNLLDKGKELLKRMDENHVKFGNTTLDSLVKLYVQAGEVEKAESLVHKLSLKNRIRPQYTTYLMLLDSYSKKGDIHNSERVFNRLRQIGYSGRIRQYQLLLQAYLNAKAPAYGFKDRMKADNIFPNNVVATLIAATDPFVKKKSISDLLD, encoded by the exons ATGTGGGCCCTCCGCCGTGCCGGCAACCCCCTCAG GGTCTGTGCCCAACAAGTTGTGAGTGCCTGTGGTTGCGCGAGTCTTGAGGTGCTGCTAAATGCTGATGCAAAGGATGTAGAGGAGCATCATGAGGGTAATTGTCAGAAAGCTTGCTGCCATCGTAACCCAAAGTTGCCAGCCTTCCTGTTGTCATTTTCGTCAAGCCATTTCGCATTGAGTAGGAGTTTCTCCTCTCAGGCAGGTGCAAATTCTGGCAACAAAGATGATGCTTTGGAGGATGGGTTTTCTGATCTGGAGGTTCCACCAGAAGCTGATACATCTGAAGATAGTTCTGATGAGGATGCCACTGATGAAGTTGGCTTGCCTGATGTGGATGCTGCTGCAAAACCTGAGGAGTACATGAAGAGGGACTCCAGCCTCCTTAAAGCTATGATTGAAACTCCGAGGCGTGAAGTCACTAAAGCACTTGAAAAATGGGCTAATGATGGCAATTCACTCGATAGGGGTGAACTCTTTTTCGTTCTTCTTAGCCTTCGGAGACGGAAGTGGTTCGACAAAGCCTTGCAG CTCTTGGAATGGGTTGAACAATCCAAACTGTTTGAATTTGGAGAGCGTGATTACGCTTCACGCGTTGATTTGACGGCTAAGGTTTATGGTCTTTACAAAGCAGAACAGTATATTGAAAAAATTCCTGCACCTCATAGGGGTGAGATAGTGTATAGAACACTTTTGGCCAATTGTGTTTATGAAGCAAATGTCAAGAAAGCAGAGCAAGTCTTCAATAAGATGAAGGATCTTGGATTGCCAATTACAGTATTTTCTTTCAACCAGCTTGTGCTGCTTTACAAAAGGGTGGACAAGAAGAAGATTGCTGATGTTCTCGCCATGATGGAGAAGGAGAATGTGAAACCATCTCTCTTTTCTTACAAGCTCCTTGTAGATGCCAAGGGATCAGCTAGGGATATAGAAGGTATGGAAAAGGTTGTTGAACAAATGGAAACCGAAGGTATTGAGCCAGATCTTATGTTTCAAGCTACAATTGCAAGGCACTACATTTTTGATGGCCAGCGAGAGAAAGCAGAGGCGCTTTTGGAGTCAATGGAAGGTGATGATATCAACACAAATCGTGCTGCTTGCAAGATTCTGTTACCTTTATATGGTTTTCTGGGCAAGAGTCATGATGTGGAAAGGATTTGGAACGTCTGCAAGGATAATACTAGGCTAAATGAGTGTCTTTCTGCTATAGAGGCCTTTGGTAGGCTTGGTAATGTTGAAAAGGCAGAGGAAGTTTTTGAGGATATGTTTGTGAGATGGAAAACACTCTCTTCCAAATACTACAATGCTATGCTAAGGATGTATGCCAATCAGAATCTTCTTGACAAGGGCAAGGAGTTGTTAAAGCGGATGGATGAAAACCATGTCAAATTTGGAAACACAACTTTGGATTCGCTTGTGAAGCTATATGTCCAAGCAGGAGAAGTGGAGAAAGCTGAGTCCCTGGTGCACAAGTTATCTCTGAAGAATAGGATCAGACCTCAGTACACAACATACCTGATGCTACTCGATAGTTACTCGAAGAAAGGAGACATCCACAACTCAGAGAGAGTGTTCAACAGGCTGCGGCAGATTGGCTACTCTGGGAGGATCAGGCAGTACCAGTTGCTGCTCCAGGCATATCTAAATGCAAAGGCCCCAGCTTATGGGTTCAAAGATAGGATGAAGGCTGACAACATTTTCCCCAACAAT